The Clavelina lepadiformis chromosome 1, kaClaLepa1.1, whole genome shotgun sequence genome segment tcgagccgcatattaCCAATTCGAGCTTTAAAAGAGCcgcaacacaaacacaataaaaaatacgaatttattcactcgcaacgaagtgtagctattgataaacattagtgctgcgtggtgatactatgagtctccacctgggcttcaccaactctttttgcaattattagtgtAACCGTAACcgagacttaaaactaggtcagccctgaggTACAGCTTCAaactgacagtttacttaactacagtgtacaagttagcacacttctgtacaataatgtactttttggagtgtaatttgattattactaacaatgagtccattgttactacgtgtgatagaacgcattgtttcataatctgatcaaacaactcgtctagaccgggaaaatgcatgtctaattcaacaatactaattcattaaagagccgcaattaaaggctcaaagagccgcatgcggctcgagagccgcagtttggccacccctgctctagggtaagaaaggcatacttcctaccattcgaatgggaaaatattaccgcattttcacccatttcaatgggcggaaagcagacgaatcgggtgaAATTTAACAGGAAcacttattttttttttttttttattgttatttgcaCGTTGGAGTTAGTTACCGTGCTACTGATCGTGTTTATCTCATGCTATCATCATTCTTGCACGTTTTCAGAATTTGGGCTTGGCTGCTTTTTCCGTCATTGTTTTATGGCTGAACTGTGATGTTTCTACATtataatggttagcattttatttttcgttcctCCACTGACGATGACGAAAAAGAAACGATACAATACGAAATAGGAAAGTTGAGTACATTCTGCGCAGAGCTGGTTAAGCCAACAGCATTGTTACTAGGCCAACTTGATATGGTGAGATTTCGTTCAGGTATCGTTGCTACCTTTGACCTTTTGGTATGGTGGTGGCGGACGGACTTTGATTTGTAACCAGGCTGAACATCGCCTTTCGCAATAGTGAATCACGTGTCAAATTATGACGTTATATGCCGGTCACCTGAAGGTTGGTTGCGTAACTATTACTAATCCAATAAGCCATACACTTAGTCAGAGAAGGTTGTGGTGGATTGTAGTTTAGTGTGGCGTAGGCCTAGGTTATATACTTTAGATAGCACTACACTACTACAGGGCTGTAGTATAGGCTAGCCTGACAAATGAATAAGCATATGTGTAATGCAGTATTTTCCATATTTTCGCCACAGAAAAGTTAGATACGTTCCGCCGCCAAACGATTGCACAGTGGTGTATTTAGAATTGTGTTGAGGGGCGGGGAAAATGATTCTAAACGCAGGATCTAACATACCCGTATTAGTGACCCTCATCAAAAGGCATGAAAAGCGCAAAAAGCTGGGTTTTATGCCTAAAAACATGATTTAAAAGACCTCGAAATAGACTAGGCCTAAattgtattttcatatttagGCATATCAATTGTGGAAATTTATAGTCTACAACTTTCAAACGTCGTATAGCACAGTTTTGTAACCCAATGcttagtagcctatatattttCATTCTTTTATTCAGATATAGCCCTCTTATATAAGATTGTTAAACAATACTAAATTCAGTTAAGGTAATGGTTTGGATATCTAGTGATAAACATGTGTTTAGCCATTCATGGGAAAAGGTAGTGGAAGCTGCTTTACGCAAATATCCCAATCCAGAATCACCAAATGTCATTGGAACTGACATAATTGACAGACAGATAGATAAGGATGGGAAGTTGTATTCCAAACGCATTATATCATCAATATGGTCCAATGCATATACCGACTTCATCTCAAAGCTCATTGGACTTGATGTTACTAAAATTGTTCATGCTGTGGAGTTTTCAGTGGTTGACCcaaagcaaaaagtttatcAGCTTACTTCACAAAATTATAATTTCATGGACTATATAGTTGTGTCAGAAAAGCTTACTTATACTCCTGACAAGATTGACCCATCATCTACCCTTCTAAAGCAAGAGTGGCACGTTACTTGTAAAAATCTGTCATTTACAAGTTACTTGGAAAATGCTATGGGTACAACAATGAAAACTGCTGCCATACGTGGACGTCAAGGAATTGAATTTGTTATTGCTCAAGTGAAAGAAGAAGTGGAAAAAATTGCCTCTTTGGATGCTGTAAAAGAAATGCAGACCATTGCCACCAATACCTTACAAGAATTTAGCAATATTCATCAAAATATGGAAGATATTGGAAAAAACTGGGAAGAAAACTTGCATGAAgagttaaacaattttataaaaaagaatgtacaacaatgattttattttctaccactaaaaagtttttttatttatctagGAAATTCTTGttatacatttttaaaaatatttaattatacTGTAGTAATGGTGATATCTTGAGAGaataaacaatatttgaaTACTGTTTTAAAATGGGTAAAACCTGAGTTAAATGCAACTGTACTAATTCAAATATTGAAAGCTTTTTTTGCATTGTTAAATTGGTTATTAATATTCTTACATGCCCTTGTCAAGTTAGGGTAGCTATATGTAGGTAGAGTCGAAAACGTAAGGctatttattgattttgttttttcagttaCTTGTGCTTCACCAAATCTTTTGCAGatgtaaaatttgaaacaacttGTATATCATCTATTAAAATTCCACCtgatttgtaaatatttgcacaGAAACAAACTCACTCAAAtatataacattttttaatttgtgaaACCGTATTTGTCAAAGCGATGttatttaacttatttcaCTGACGGTGGCTCTCAGTGATTTTCAACTGGTGTAACTAAATTTTCTTCTCATTTAGAGAATATCGAAAACATGAATAACTCAATAGTAATAAGACTACCAAGCAAAAAGAGACTGAATGCACAAGTTCCCCTTAGCAGTAATTCCTTTCTAATTACACCAGGCAGTGTAATAACAGAAGATGCTGACTATATGCGTGGTCATGGTGAGTTTTTCTCTTTTATTTCATCGCTCACAGGTTGTGAGTGATAGTGTACTTAATCGAAATAGGTTTTTGATGTGGTTTAAAAGCAAAGGTTTTTAAACAAGTCTGTGGATGATTGTGGGTCTAATACTACATAGGGAGGATGAACAATAACATCATTAGGCAATTTTCTGTGGTAAGCTTTGGCCAATTAGATATCACTAGAGCAGCGGTTCCCaaagttttctaaaaattttgcctggtggaccctttgcaattatttttatatttcgtggccctataaaaatcaaagaatgctatggggaaaatgcaaaaaccacaccaactaaagaaaaagcaaaaactatcAAATACGGTAAGCGTTTAATGGGATGGGTGCACTTGTTTTTCTGCAATTAACTCATCaatgtttggtttggttttggatAGCGCAACTCTCATGCCGTGTACCCTCTGAAACTGCTTAAcggaccccagtttgggaaccgctgcaCTAGTGGGttataaaaaaatgctaaaTTATGCAAGCAGGTAATAAAAACAGACAGTCATAAAACATACATGCATTTTGAACGCTTAATGCTGACATTCTGCATATTCCAGAACAAAATGCTAGTCGGCAAAAAAGCTGTAATCAAACTGTGGAGCTACTAaagacaaattaaaaaacattaaaatgtaaAGAGTTTTGTTATTACATCTTTGAAggtctttgttttgttgtaaagCCATGaccaatttgaaataaaacaaacctcatttttaaaatgaagacGGTTATCTTTTCAATTGAAATATTATTGTTAAGCTTGAAGAGTTGCAAAAAGGTTCGTTTGAGACATAGAcgtcacttccaaaaaatgtgCAGTGTGTGCATGCAATGATTTAGACATAATTCTAGACAGTGCAAGGTTATAAGATCGCTgaatttcttgaaaacaaattttatgtgataatcacttttattattagaACAAAAGGAACAATGTATAATCAATGgtattataaaaacaatttcctgaaagtaaaatttgtagATTGTTTTGTGATTATTCAAGCAGGCTTAGTAATTTTCAAGAGTTCTTTGTAATATggttaatgtttttttatccATAACCTTAAATTGTGTTATCCACGGGAATAATTGAAGAAATTTAGTTTCTATTGCAGTCCCCTCTGACCACCTTACAAGCATTATATATAGTTTGAATTTTGAACATTTAGTTGTAAGAACACAAATTGTTACAGCAATTGCAAATACTGTAATGCAACATTTCTGGCCATGACCCTAATATGGAATTAAAGAGTCACCTCAGCAACAGAATCTTGCATTTCCGAATGTTTTTCTAATCTCTGATATATACATTTGTACATAGTacttatttatattttgtggAAATCAAATTGGAAGAACTTAAAGAAATCTGGCAATTTATGTACCATAAATCACTTGATAAAGTAAACCAAGTTCTTTGGACCCAAGCTTGTACTGAACCCAAAATGGGGTGGGGGTCTTTGctccaaaaaattttaaaacctcTGGTTTTGAGAATATATATTTGTGCAACGGTTATAtcttttgaaagttttcaagtCATTGCATACTACACTGAAAAAGTTCTGACTATTGCTTACAAAAGTTGGAAAGTTTCTCCTAATTCAATTATaagtgaagaaaaaaaatatatttaacaaaacaagaGTTTTGGGAATGTTCATTCAAAATCCATTTAATTTTTCtaagtatatatattttcGTGTGTgattaaaatgttgttttgtagAAATTGTCAATCACATTTGTTGAATAGGAACATATACCAATGATGATGAAGAGGATCACAAACTCTATGCATCTGTTGCTGGCGTTGTTGAGCGTATCAACAAACTAGTATGTGTTCGAGCATTGAAAACCAGATACAATGGTGAGGTGGGTGACATCGTGGTTGGTAGGATTAAAGAGGTGCAGCAAAAACGATGGAAGGTAAATTTAGCttgttttgtgtaattttaattctttttttgttgttgtaaataGTTGAAATTGAATGactatagcctataggtaGTGGTAAGTTACCAGCTGTATGTAGTTGTCACTCAAGTAAGTCTGTTGTGTTTCAAAACACAATCTTTAGGttgaaacaaattcaagaTTAGATTCTGTACTACATCTGTCTTCAGTAAATTTACCTGGAGGTGAGCTTAGACGTCGATCAGCAGCAGATGAATTAACAATGCGAGAATATTTAAAGGAAGGTGACTTGATAAGTGCTGAAGTACAACAGGTAACTGTTTAGTAAGTTACCAACAACTCTTACTATAAGCTCTTAAAGTATGAATAATGCTTTAAAATCCAGGTTCACACAGATGGTATGCTTTCCTTACACACCCGAAGCTTAAAATATGGAAAGCTTGGACAAGGGTGTTGCGTCACTGTGTCACCATCTCTCATAAAGCGAAGAAAAAATCATGTACACAATCTTAGCTGTGGTGTAACTATTATTCTTGCAAATAATGGATATATATGGATAAACTCTACAGCTGTGGATGGGACAAAGACCACAGGTACAAAAGATAGTTATTATGTAGCAATATTTCCCAGTAGGTATGTGCTAAATCATACACGAATCcaaaatttacagaaaaatagcttttaatTGATTTCGGTTCACAAAAATACTAGTGTTACAGATTTTAGTTTGAATTCTGTTGtaagaaataacaaaacaaagattACTCAATAAAGTTTCGTACATAGAAATAACCTTAAAGGTTTTTGGAATAATTAAAGTTGTAAGAGTTGTCCATAGGTCGAAAGCATATTCATTTGTGTCATTTGCCAGATTCCATGTGGCACATATCTAGTATTGGAGACTGtatgtgaaagtttttcatgtttgcacatttgctttatttcttttaaggTGATGGTGGATTTGTAGTTGATACTGAACCTGTCCAGATGGATGATCGTGAAGCCATTTGCCGTGTCagaaattgtattttatgctTGTCCAGGAGCTCTGTTATGTTATATGATACCAGTGTCTTATATGCGTATGAGGCATCTCTGCAGTATCAGGTTGGAAACTGCCATTTATGAATGTTAATTACTCTAAGCTTTTGAACGTCATAGGTTAAAAATGGTTATTATAGTTTCTGCATTGCTGTTTTGTTACTGACTTGGTAGTATGCTTGGCCATATGTAACAGGTAAAGGAGTTACTGCTGGATGAAATTGCAACAGAAATCGTTGACCAAACATTGTCCCTACTGGAAAGAGAAAGTTCTGGAAATGGCTGATACAAGCAATGTTAGACAGTGTTGATTAAAGCATGGCCGGTGTAGACTACACGTCTCTTCAAAATCAAACTATGCATTGTTGCTGTCTGGTTTGCTGCTATATTATGAAATATGTGAACACTGCCACGTGCCAGCATCTTGTCGCAGAATTCCAATAAAACTACTTTACTATCAATTGAATGCTATCCTTAAAAAATCGAGACGTTCGTTGTGAAGACATTGTTTGCAGCCAACCCAATTACGCCGGCATCACATTTCTACATGAATAATGGAATATAATTTCACCACTGaaataagttcaaaattgcCTAAATGATTTCATTAAAAGAATAtgttaacttttatattttgaacTAATGTTGCTGTTAGTTTTTTCCAGTACCGTATTTATGGTTCAGTTTTGATGATAATAATATTTGGTTGATGAGGATGTTCATACTGCAATTTGAAGGCAAGCACACAcagacttttttaatttacttgttAACCCTACCATGCAGTAACTGGCATACTAAATGCATCATTTTAGTTCAAGTGTGTATTGTCTATTTCAGTAAGTAAAAACCGTTTTCAAACTCAGTTCAATTACCTAAAACTATTAGGAAGAACGGCAGCCAAGGCAATGTTTATTTCGGTTTGTCAAGATACCTTCCAAGCAAACGATTCATATTACAATCTTATAACTTAAGTGAAAAATCAAGTTGTTGTTTGCTTATTGT includes the following:
- the LOC143459379 gene encoding PRELI domain containing protein 3B-like, with protein sequence MVWISSDKHVFSHSWEKVVEAALRKYPNPESPNVIGTDIIDRQIDKDGKLYSKRIISSIWSNAYTDFISKLIGLDVTKIVHAVEFSVVDPKQKVYQLTSQNYNFMDYIVVSEKLTYTPDKIDPSSTLLKQEWHVTCKNLSFTSYLENAMGTTMKTAAIRGRQGIEFVIAQVKEEVEKIASLDAVKEMQTIATNTLQEFSNIHQNMEDIGKNWEENLHEELNNFIKKNVQQ
- the LOC143459300 gene encoding exosome complex component RRP4-like, which translates into the protein MNNSIVIRLPSKKRLNAQVPLSSNSFLITPGSVITEDADYMRGHGTYTNDDEEDHKLYASVAGVVERINKLVCVRALKTRYNGEVGDIVVGRIKEVQQKRWKVETNSRLDSVLHLSSVNLPGGELRRRSAADELTMREYLKEGDLISAEVQQVHTDGMLSLHTRSLKYGKLGQGCCVTVSPSLIKRRKNHVHNLSCGVTIILANNGYIWINSTAVDGTKTTGDGGFVVDTEPVQMDDREAICRVRNCILCLSRSSVMLYDTSVLYAYEASLQYQVKELLLDEIATEIVDQTLSLLERESSGNG